In one Lolium rigidum isolate FL_2022 chromosome 3, APGP_CSIRO_Lrig_0.1, whole genome shotgun sequence genomic region, the following are encoded:
- the LOC124700950 gene encoding uncharacterized protein LOC124700950 — MELPWSVVLLALLSVSASSAVATLAVTAPTPAPAHAPALPTAPGPARPRPIPDGEGMLINGNFETAPRKVNKTLIVGRHSLPGWVLVGHVEYVSAGPQPGGMFFAVPHGVHALRLGSHASASQNVSVRPGAFYALTFAATRTCAQDEALRIAVSPSLSAPADVAVRTLYSADTADTWAWGFRASSPVAQVTFSNPGLQEDAACGPLLDAVAIKELPTPYPSKDNLIKNDGFEIGPQVFKNSTVGVLLPPKQKDTTSPLPGWIIESLKAVRYIDAAHFSVPAGQYAVELVAGRESAIAQVIRTVPNRAYNLSFVVGDAKNGCHGSMLVQAFAGNVTQKVPFESTGKGGFKPTSLRFVAAGIRTRVTFYSSFYHTKATDGVSLCGPVLDQVKIVPLKL, encoded by the exons ATGGAGCTTCCATGGAGTGTCGTGCTGCTGGCGCTGCtctccgtctccgcctcctccgccgtcgccacaCTCGCCGTCACCGCCCCGACTCCGGCCCCGGCCCATGCTCCTGCCCTGCCCACTGCACCGGGCCCTGCACGACCTCGTCCGATTCCGGACGGTGAAG GTATGCTCATCAACGGCAACTTCGAGACGGCGCCGAGGAAGGTGAACAAGACCCTCATCGTGGGCCGCCACTCGCTGCCGGGGTGGGTGCTCGTCGGCCACGTCGAGTACGTCTCCGCCGGTCCGCAGCCCGGCGGCATGTTCTTCGCGGTGCCGCACGGCGTGCACGCGCTCCGCCTCGGCAGCCACGCATCGGCGTCCCAGAACGTGTCCGTGCGCCCCGGCGCGTTCTACGCGCTCACCTTCGCCGCCACCCGCACCTGCGCGCAGGACGAGGCCCTCCGCATCGCCGTTTCCCCCTCGCTCTCGGCCCCCGCCGACGTCGCCGTGCGCACCCTCTACAGCGCCGACACGGCGGACACCTGGGCGTGGGGCTTCCGCGCCTCCTCCCCCGTCGCGCAGGTCACCTTCAGCAACCCCGGCCTCCAGGAGGACGCCGCGTGCGGCCCGCTCCTCGACGCCGTCGCCATCAAGGAGCTCCCCACGCCGTACCCATCCAAAG ACAACCTCATCAAGAACGACGGCTTCGAGATCGGGCCGCAGGTGTTCAAGAACTCCACGGTCGGCGTGCTGCTACCGCCGAAGCAGAAGGACACCACCTCGCCCCTCCCGGGCTGGATCATCGAGTCCCTCAAGGCGGTGCGCTACATCGACGCCGCCCACTTCTCTGTCCCGGCCGGGCAGTACGCGGTGGAGCTGGTGGCGGGGCGGGAGAGCGCCATCGCGCAGGTGATCCGCACCGTGCCCAACCGCGCCTACAACCTGTCCTTCGTCGTCGGCGACGCCAAGAACGGCTGCCACGGCTCCATGCTGGTGCAGGCCTTCGCCGGGAACGTCACGCAGAAGGTGCCGTTCGAGTCCACGGGCAAGGGCGGGTTCAAGCCCACCAGCCTCAGGTTCGTCGCCGCAGGGATCAGGACCAGGGTCACCTTCTACAGCTCCTTCTACCACACCAAGGCCACCGACGGCGTCTCGCTCTGCGGCCCCGTGCTGGACCAGGTCAAGATCGTGCCGCTCAAGCTCTAG
- the LOC124700951 gene encoding polygalacturonase ADPG2-like has product MASATTAKLLWSPLIALLLLSVCDASSVKEPEGTSVVFSIENYGARGDGKHDDTQALAKAWSAACSSSRPAALLVPKGKNYLLKSTTLSGPCKSTVVFMVKGTLVAPPSRSDWSDDNISHWIMFQGISGLTVTGGGVINGNGEVWWKNSCKTNEALPCTQAPTALTFHLCDNLKVDYLKIVNSQQIHMSVEDCTDVQLTRLSITAPGTSPNTDGIHITRSKDVQVRDCVIKTGDDCMSIEDGTHNLHVTKVVCGPGHGISIGSLGDDNSRAEVSGITVDSVQLYGTTNGARIKTWQGGSGFAKDIIFQNIIMDNVQNPIIIDQNYCDSAKPCKDQESAVEISNIIFKNIRGTTTSNDAIKLSCNKIAPCSDISLENIELKLEGGKGDTESTCQNAKWRKSGNVVPSPCKGNN; this is encoded by the coding sequence ATGGCGTCGGCAACGACTGCTAAGCTCTTGTGGTCTCCCCTGATCGCGCTGCTCTTGCTGTCCGTCTGCGATGCTAGTTCAGTGAAAGAGCCTGAGGGCACCTCCGTTGTGTTCAGCATCGAAAACTATGGGGCCCGGGGCGACGGGAAGCATGACGACACGCAGGCCCTGGCCAAGGCGTGGAGCGCGGCGTGCTCCTCTTCCCGGCCGGCCGCCCTGCTCGTTCCGAAGGGCAAGAACTACTTGCTCAAGTCCACCACTCTTTCTGGCCCATGCAAATCCACCGTCGTCTTCATGGTAAAAGGCACGCTGGTGGCCCCTCCGAGCCGGTCTGACTGGAGTGACGACAACATCAGCCACTGGATCATGTTCCAAGGAATCTCCGGTCTCACAGTCACCGGTGGTGGTGTTATCAACGGCAACGGCGAGGTTTGGTGGAAGAACTCATGCAAGACCAACGAAGCTCTACCGTGCACACAGGCTCCGACTGCTTTGACGTTTCACCTATgcgataatctgaaggtggactacCTGAAAATTGTCAATAGCCAACAGATCCACATGTCGGTAGAGGATTGCACCGATGTGCAATTAACCCGCCTATCTATCACGGCGCCCGGCACGAGCCCGAACACCGATGGCATCCACATCACACGCTCCAAAGATGTGCAAGTTAGAGACTGCGTCATCAAGACCGGAGATGACTGCATGTCAATTGAGGATGGAACTCACAATCTTCATGTGACTAAAGTCGTGTGTGGTCCCGGACATGGCATCAGCATTGGAAGCTTGGGAGACGATAACTCCAGAGCCGAGGTTTCTGGTATTACAGTTGACTCGGTACAGTTATATGGCACAACTAACGGTGCCCGAATCAAGACATGGCAGGGTGGAAGTGGGTTCGCGAAGGATATCATATTTCAGAACATTATCATGGACAACGTGCAAAACCCAATTATTATTGACCAGAACTACTGCGACTCTGCTAAGCCATGCAAGGATCAAGAATCGGCAGTGGAGATCagcaacatcatcttcaagaACATTAGAGGGACTACCACTTCCAACGATGCCATCAAGTTGAGTTGCAACAAAATCGCCCCGTGCTCCGATATTTCCCTGGAGAACATCGAGTTGAAATTAGAGGGTGGCAAGGGTGACACCGAAAGCACATGCCAGAATGCAAAATGGAGAAAATCTGGAAATGTTGTGCCATCGCCTTGCAAAGGCAACAACTAG